Part of the Paenibacillus guangzhouensis genome is shown below.
AATTGGATCGTTACGGTCGTACCAACATTGACAATACTCGTAATTTCCAGTGTACCCTTGTGATTATGAATAATACGCTGACTCACCATCAGACCAAGACCCGTTCCGGTCTCCTTATCCGTATAGAACGGCTGGCCCAGCTTGGAGATGTTCTCCTCTGGAATCCCATGTCCATGGTCGATAACTTGTACGCGTACATCCTTCTCATTCCAAATTTCCGTAATTAACTTAATCGTACCCCCAGACGGCATGGCTTCAAATGCATTTTTGAATATATTGATGAACACCTGCTTTAAATGGTTTTCTTCACACTCAATCACACAAGGCTCTTGCGTAAAATGCGTATCAAAATGGATATTCACCATATTGGCCTGACTATCTAAAAGGGAGATCACATCCCCTAGTATATACCGTACATCCTTCTTCTGAAAGTGCACCGCCTGCGGCTTCGCCAAGATCAAGAATTCACTCACGATCAGATTAATTCGGTCAAGCTCTGAGAGCATAATGTCCGTATGGTTGAGATTAAGCACTTGTTTCTGCTGCTGGAATTGCAGAAAACCCCGAAGGGTGGTTAACGGATTACGAATTTCATGCGCAACCCCCGCTGCTAGCTGCCCAACCGTTGTGAGCTTCTCCGACCGGCGAAGGAGCTCTTCCATCTTCTTATGCTCCGTCACATCTCGGGTAATGCTAGCAAAGGCGATACAGTGACCATTCTCATCATAGATGGCAGAAGTCGATACACTCACATCCACCAGCCTGCCGTCCCTGGTCATACGCTGCGTCTCGCGCGCCATCAGGTTCTTCCCAGAGATGAGCCAGTTCATTACCCGCTCCTCTTCTTCTTGCCTTGATTCTGGTATGATCGTAATATGCTTCCCGACAATCTGCTCTGTATTCCATCCGAAGAGTTGCTGGAAGGCATAATTCGCTAGAATCACGCGACCCTCCAAATCGACAACATGGATGGCGTCCGCGGTCTGATTAATGAACGATTCCAAATACTCTTTCATCGCTCGGTTCTCTTCATAGGTCTGCTGCAACTGATTGGTATAAATACTGAGGTTCCGCGCCATCATATTAATCCGCCGTGCGAGAAGCCCCAGCTCGTCTTTACTCTTAATTTTGAGCCGAGCACCGAAGTGACCGTTCGCCACATCATTGACCTTATCCAAGATCGATTGAAGGGGACGAATCATTCGACCAGCGATCAAATAACTCGTTATGATCATAATCTCCAGCAGTACGATCGATATCGCGATATAGTTCACAAGCTGCTCATTCAAGACGCTCGAGATCATTTTATAATCCATCACAATGCTGATCAAGTAAGAGTCATCATTCGACACGGGAATGAAGCTCTTCGTAACATGCTTGCCGTTGATCTCTGCTTCATAGCTAATATATTCGCCACGAGCAGCCTTCTCTACATACGCAATATCATTCACTGGATCCACATAGGTGTAACTGCCAAATACGATGGGTTGTTCCGTATGATAATAACCTACGCGATCATCGAGAGGGTTCGACAAATCAAGTGCGGAGGCGAGTTTGAACAATTGAGGATAGATGCCTGTCACTTCAAGAATATTCGGATTGGCCGCGATCGTCTTGCGAACGATCTCGTTCATATCGGATATTCGCTCGTAATCTTTGAGATCACTTTCTAGCATATATGTACTTATAATATAGTTGCGTTTGCCGTCTTCATAGAAACTTCGTTTATCCGTAAGATCTGTTCTGGCACTCGTATCTAAAGGAGCAGCCCAGAATCTCTCTAGTGGCTTATCTTCCTTAAGCTCGGCTGGATGAATGAATTGTTGGAAGGCAGCATAGCCGTAATACCAATTATTCGCCACGAGTCCCTGATCGGATATATTCGATGAGCGCTGAATAACCAACTCCCCGTTAACAGGTGCTAGAAGCGAAATGTGCGAAACGCCAAGCCTGCGGCTGAGCTGCTTCAGGTCCTCATCGCGGACTTGGTGAATATCAGGATCAAGCTCACGAGACGCCGTAATGGAAGCCATGTATAACTTCTCGCTTATCAGCTGTTCGACATATGCGGCCCCCGTTCGCGCCTGTTCGAACTCTATCGCAATTTGCTTTGCGGTGGCCATCATTTTATTCTCACTGTCTTCGCGCATATTCTCCTTCGTAGAAAAATAACTGAGTACGATATTAAATAACATAATAACGATCAGCGTGCTTGATATAATGAGAGATAATTTCACTTTAATCGACAAAGTTCACTCCACCTTATAACACTTCGGGTAGGCTAATTCTGGATGATGTTACCTTTAATAATAACCCCTTCCACTCTATTTGGCAAAGAACAAATGTTCAAACTTGATAACCAAGGGATAATTTCCTACAATAGATTCTATGTTATTCACATTTTACACACAGTTCTGTGGATGAATTGGATAATATGTGTATAAGTCTGTGTACAACCCGCAAGTTATCCACAGATTTGTGCACATCATGTTAACAACGAATAAATGTTCGTCGAACAAATCGCAGGAGGATCTATCCCATGCATGAAAATACTTACCAATACTGGATGCGCGAAGCGATTCTAGAGGCGCACAAGGCTGAAGCGATCGGTGAAGTGCCGATTGGCGCGGTGGTCGTCTGGCAGAATCAAATTATCGGCCGCGGTTATAATCTGCGCGAGACGACATTCGATGCGACGGCTCACGCCGAATTAATCGCCATCAGGCAGGCCAGTGAGAAATTAGGCGCATGGCGCCTGCTCGATTGCACACTCTATGTCACGTTAGAGCCTTGTCCAATGTGCGCGGGCGCAATCGTTCAAGCAAGGGTTCCAACGGTTGTCTATGGCACGACGGATCCGAAGGCTGGCTGTGCAGGAACACTGATGAATCTATTACAAGAACCGAGGTTCAACCACCGGACGGAGGTCATCGATGGCATCGCACAGGAAGAATGCGCGGCCTTGCTGACGAATTTCTTCCGCAAGCTGAGGAAGAATAAATCGAAGGACTAAGCTCTAAAAAATGCATGTTCAGGCAAAACCTAAATGCGGACCTGAAATGTTTCCAAAGAACGTAAGCATATGCTCTTCGAAGATGAACGTAGATTCGATAAGTTATCCACTTGTGGATATAACCATTTTGCGCTATAATGCATACAATAATTTCAGATCGGAAATATGCCGATGAAGAGATTCCAACTCGGAGGCGTTTGCGACAAGAGTTCCAGGTCACCCCTCATGAACTCCCTAAGTTAACCGGTCACCGCTCCGTTATCGCGGTACCAAAGTGGATTTGCACGTGCCATCGGGCACATGCGAATCAAGTTGGGTGGCACCGCGAGCACAGCGCTCCTCGTCCCAATCGGATGAGGGGCGCTTTTTGTGTTTTTACCACAATAACGCGTTAGCGGAAGGAGACCACCATTATGTTAGACATTCAATTTATTCGAGATCATGCAGAGCAGCTGCAGCACATCGCAGACCAGAAAGGCATCGCCGTATCAATCGCGGCGCTGCTCGAGGCTGACGCGCGGAGGCTCGACTTGCTCCAGCAAGTCGAAGCGCTGCGGCGCGCACGCAACACGCTCGCCCAGCAGGGCGCGAGCGTAGACCGCGCATCGAGCGAAGCGATGCGCCTGCAAGCCGAGGCACGGCAGCATGGCGCCGTGCTGAAGGCACGCGAACGCGAGCTGCGCGACGCGTTCGAGACCTGGCACGAGCTGATGCTGCTCGTGCCGAACATGGCGTCGCCCGCCACGCCCGCAGGCGTGAGCGACGCCGACAACGTCGAAGTGAAACGGGTCGGCGCAGCCCCCCGTTTCGACTTCGAGGCGAGAGATCACATCGCCCTCGGCGAGGCGTGTGATCTCTTCGATCTCGCGCGCGGCGTCAAGGTCGCCGGCACGCGGCAGTACTTCCTGCGAGGCGCGGGCCTCAGCCTGCACCGCGCCGTGCAGCAGCTCGCCCTCGATCTCCTGATGGATCGAGGCTTCACCGCGATGGACGTCCCGCTGCTCGCACGGGAGGACGCCATGATTAACACCGGCTTCTTTCCGGGTGGCCGCGAGCAAACCTATGCCGTACCAGAGGATAACGCCTGGCTCGTCGGTACCGGCGAAGTCCCCCTCGTCTCGTATTACAGCGACGAGATTGTCGATGTCGCAGCGCCAATCAAACTCGCCGCGGTGTCGAATTGCTTCCGCCGAGAAGCTGGCTCAGCTGGACGCGATGTACGCGGCCTGTACCGTGTGCACCAGTTCGCAAAGGTTGAACAGGTCGTAATCTGCAAGAACGACCTCAGCCTAGCGGAGTCGATCCTGCACGAGATGATGGCCAACAGTGAAGAGCTGCTACGATTACTCGAGCTGCCCTATCGCATCGTCGCCGTAAGTGTAGGCGACATGGGACAAAAGAATTATCAACAATTCGATATTGAGACGTGGATGCCAAGCCGGGACGCTTATGGTGAGACCCATTCGGCTTCGAGCTTGCTCGATTTCCAAGCCCGCCGTTCGCGGATCCGATTCATCGATGAGCAAGGCAAGCCCCAATTCTGCTATACGCTGAACAATACGATGGTGGCTACACCGCGCATTCTGATTCCGCTGCTGGAGAACCATCAACAGGGAGACGGGTCGATTCGTATTCCTGCAGCGCTGCAGCCCTATATGCGAGGTATGACGGAAATCCGCCCAACAAAGGTGCTCACATAACGCAAAACGGCTGCTGACCCACTTTGCAGGGTCAACAGCCGTTCAGATAGACAACCAAAAAATCCGCCCCAGTTACGGGCGGATTTCTCTATTATTCTGCAGCAACTCCAGCGCCGCCGAACATTTGTTCAAGCTGTTCCATCGGAATTACGTCTTGTGGAGGCGTACCAATTTTGAAGCTTGGTTTACCGTTAATGTTGGAGTACTCCGATGTTACTTTCGCATTTACTTTCACGGTAGATCCTTCAGCAGTTACATCCACATTGATGTTTGCTTCTTGATATGCAGGGAATTGATCCTTGTTCACAGCTGTTACAACGTTCAGATCGTTGATTTTGAAGCCCTTCTTGATCTCAGCTAGCGCTTCTTTCAGCTTCGCTTCGTCTGTAAGGTCCTTTTTCGCTGTTGCGATATCTTCAGCTTTCAAGCTTGGAATCATGTCTTTATACTTATCACTTGCGAGCAAATCAAGCACTTGCGGTGCAACGTCTTTCACAAGAACTGTAAGACCCTGCTCCAAATTCTCGTTGTTGATTGCTAGCTTAACAACTTGCTTCGCTTCTACGCCCTCAGGCAATGTAACAGACTTCGCATCTACCTCTTGGAAGAATGTTTTGCCATCGAATTTCTCGAATAAGATCTTCATAATATCCATCGACAATTCTTGCGACTTCGCAGTATCGAACGTTGGAACTGTGCTCTCGCCCGCTTGTTCAGCAAGCTTCTTCATATCGATCTCAACGAATTTGCCAACCAGGTTCTCTGGCATCGGAATCATTGGGATGCTTGGTATCTTCACCCACATTTTTTCTTTCGTCATAACGATCGGCATATTCAGCGTGAAGGATGCATCACCTTTGATCGTCAGATCCACGTTCATCTCCATTTGCATTGGATCTTTCTGATAAGCACCTGTCACTGTAACCTGAGCATTCTTAAGCATATTATAGACCATGCCTACTTCTGGATTCGCTGTAAGCTCTGGACTGGATACGTTCAGATCATTAAGAACAAATGATGCCTTGAAATCATACGATTTCATTTTGACAGCATTGTCCATAGCTGCTTGAAGTGCTTCCTTCGGATCTTTCTTCGCCCCACAACCGGATAATACGAGCATGATCGCTAGCATACCCATGACGACGGACATCCATAACTTCCTGTTCAAATCAATTTCCCCCTCAATCCATAGAAAAATTTCATACCGTACTATCATAGTACATTTCCCATGAATTGCAAACGGTTTTCTGTAATATTTTCAAAAATTTCTCAAATAGTACTTTTATCCTAGTGGATATCCTTCTTCTTGAATCTTCCACCGCTAACATCATGAATGTTGCCAATCGCGAGGAAGGCCGACGGGTCTAATTCCTGCACAATGGTCTTCAGTTTAGCTTCTTCTAGACGGGTAATCACCGCGAAAATCACTTTCTTGTCATCACCAGAGAATCCGCCTTCCCCGTTGAGATACGTAACACCCCGGCCTAGACGGCTAAGGAGCGCTTCCCCAATCTCACGATGGCTATCACTAATGATCCAGACCGATTTTGACTCGTCGAAGCCTTCAATAGTCGTATCCATCATCTTATAAGCAATGAAATAAGCAATCAGGGAGTACATGGCACGATCCCAATCAAATACCAATCCTGCACAGCTAAGAATGAAAAGGTTAAAGAACATAACGATTTGGCCTACGGAGAAAGGGACCTTCTTATTGAGAAGAATCGCCACGATCTCCGTACCATCCAGGGAACCGCCGAACCGAATAACAAGTCCGACCCCAATCCCGAGCAGGATGCCTCCGAATACAGCCGCGAGCAGCGGATTATCTGTGAATGAAGGCGAATGATGGAACATCACCGTACCAATGGACATCACCGATACACCAAGTAATGTGGATAGTGCAAAAGTCTTACCAATCTGTTTATAACCAAGGAATAAGAACGGTAAATTGAGTACGAATAGGAAGAGACCGAGCTTTAATCCCGTAATATGCGACAAAATAATTGATATCCCTGTAATCCCGCCATCGATAATATTGTTCGGAACCAGGAAGAACTCTAGAGCAACAGCCATTAAGATGGCACCAATTAGAATAAAGACGACTCGCTTCAAAATAATTGGCAGTGGTGTTCTCAAATGTTTACGTGTGGACTGCGCGGCTACGGCGCTTGCATGTTCTTGCATAAAATTTCCCCTTCTTGTCTTGAACAGTTTCTATTCAATTAGTTTAGTTACTATACTATTTATTATATAAGATATCTATAAAATAAAAAACCTTAAATCTAAAATTAATTAGAAATAAGGCCTTTTTTTCATATTTTTTATGGAAAGTACTACCCTTGCGGATTGTTGTGGCTCACATGGTTATGTTGTTTAGTTTTCTTCGAGCCGGATAACGGTTCCTGTTGTCCAGTACCATTGTCGGCCTGGTGATGGCGTTCTTTCTGCTGTGCTTCAGGAACAGGTATTGCTTTGGACTTGGCCATTGAATTGTACCCTCCTATTATGGATGTTTCGTATCGGTTGTGTGGTCATGATTCAAGGCATCCTGATGACGCCGATCATTGCGATCTTGCTGCTGCTGTTGCGCTTGATGACTGTTCACTGCGGTCTGATTCAAATCGTCCACTACATTGCTTAGATTTTTATCCACAGCGCCTTTCGCTTTCGTCATACTGCTGCCTCCTTGATCCTATTCGCTGAACGATGAATTCCAATTCTAATGTTCATGCGTGATGTCGTGAAGCGCCTGTGCGCATTCATGAATATTGCGTGTATACGTCTGAGCCATTTCTTGAATCACCTGGGTGCGCTCATCGACGGTTACACCATCACGTTCGACATCCACCAGATCTACCTTCACTTCACGTGAGTCCACATAAGCGCATTGAAAATCAAATGTATACATTTGACGTCCCGCGGCCTCAATATGGATGCGCAGCGCCTGCGGATTAGCTCCATCTGGCTCTACCTGGGCATGATCTCCTTCTTGCAGTGTCGTTGGCAGTGTCTGCTGCCAAGCGTTCACAAGTTGCTCCTGGGCAACCGATATCGGTTCATTATTCTGCATAACTGGCACCTCCTACTTACGTACACACCTATTCTGTGAAGGGAGGATACCTTTTATGCAACATCGCCAAAGCGTGCGGTCCCGATAATGAAAAAAGACCCTAACATCGATGAACGACGCTAGAGCCTGGTTATGTTGTAGGTTATGGCGGAGAGGGTGGGATTCGAACCCACGTGGGCTTGCACCCTAACGGTTTTCAAGACCGCCCCGTTATGACCACTTCGGTACCTCTCCAGATAAAATCTTTTCGTGACAAAAAAGATCTTACCATAGTATGCACCTAAAATGCAAGTCCTATTTCTTAGAAATTACTTCTAGGCCGCCCATATAAGGCTGGAGAACAGTAGGAACGCGCACACTACCATCCGCTTGCTGATAATTCTCAAGAATGGCTGCGACTGTACGGCCGATGGCAAGACCTGATCCGTTCAGTGTATGCACGAACTCTGGTTTGCCTTTCGCATCACGACGGAACCGAATATTCGCACGACGTGCTTGGAAATCTTCGAAGTTCGTACACGAAGAAATCTCACGATACATGTTGCTCTCAGGAAGCCAGACTTCAAGGTCATATGTCTTCGCCGATGCAAATCCAATATCCGCAGTACATAATGTCAGGACACGGTAAGGCAATTCAAGCAATTGCAATACCTTCTCAGCATTCTGGGTCAGATCCTCGAGTTCAGCGTAAGAATCTTCCGGTTTCACGAGCTTCACAAGCTCTACCTTGTTGAATTGATGCTGACGAATCAATCCACGCGTATCGCGACCTGCAGAACCTGCTTCCGAACGGAAACATGCACTGAACGCAACGAATTTCTTCGGCAAATCTTCCACATTCAGAATCTCTTCGCGATGAATATTCGTGACAGGCACTTCAGCTGTTGGAATGAGATAATAATCTGTATCGCGCAGCTTGAATAGATCCTCTTCGAACTTCGGCAATTGACTCGTACCGATCAGACTGTCGCGATTGACAATGTACGGCGGTAGAATTTCTTCATAACCGTGCTGATCGCTATGTAGATCCATCATGAAGTTCAATAGAGCCCGTTCAAGACGTGCGCCAAGCCCTTTATAGAATACGAAGCGTGATCCCGTTACTTTGGCTGCTGCTTCGAAATCCAGAATGCCAAGGTCTTGTGCAATATCCCAATGTGCCTTCGGCTCAAAATCGAACTTCGCAGGCTCAGACCATCTACGAATCTCAACATTATCTTCTTCAGAAGCGCCTATAGGTGTTGCATCGCTTGGGATATTCGGAATTGCTAGCGTTAGCTCTGTGATCTTCTCATCGAGCACACGCACTTCTTCATCCAATTCCTTGATACGATCCGATACTTCGCGCATCTCAAGGATCAAGTCGTCTGCATTTTCACGCGCTTTCTTCAGTCTAGCTACTTCTTGCGAAACCACGTTACGACGATTCTTCAGGGTCTCGCTCTCTTGCAGCAGTTCACGACGACGAACATCAAGCGCTGGGAATTCAGCGATCAAATCAAGCGATTTACCGCGATTCTTAAGCGCTTCCTCCACACGTCCGAATTCATTTCGTAAAATTTTTACATCTAACAAATGATTTCCCTCCAATGAAAACACCTTAACCCTTGTTTACAAAGAGTCAAGGTGTCTATTTACCTTATGGATTATCGTTCTACAACAGCAGAATCTTTAATCATATCCAGGAAATATTCATGCAGACGCACATCGTCTGTCAATTCCGGATGATAGGAAGCTGCTAGCAAGTGCCCTTGCCGTGCTGTTACAATCTCTCCATTGAAGGTGGAGAGGACCTCCACCTCTGGACCAACCTGCGTAATGAGCGGTGCACGAATGAATACGGCACGAATGGGCTCATCAATTCCTTGTACAGGCAAATCCGTCTCGAAGCTCTCGCGTTGCCGACCAAACGCATTACGCGCAACCGTCATATCCATTAATTCGAGATGCGCCTCGTCTTGTCCTTCAATTCGCTCCGCAAGAACAATAAGTCCTGCACAAGTGCCGAAGATCGGCTTCCCTTGTGCCGAGAAGCTACGAACCGCATCAATAAAGTCATACTTGCGCATTAATTTACCAATCGTCGTGCTCTCGCCACCCGGAATGATCAAGCCGTCCAACTCGTCCAATTGCTCCACACGCTTCACGCTTACGCCTGTTGCGCCTGCTTGCTCAATACTGCGAATATGTTCAGCTACAGCTCCCTGCAGCGCCAATACGCCAACTTTCATTGCAAGTCCCTTCCTTCTTACCAGCCGCGATCTTGCATGCGCTCGGATGCGCTCAATTTGGAGATTTCGATCCCTTTCATTGGCGTACCAAGGTTCTTCGACACTTCAGCGATCAATTTGTAATCTGTGTAATGTGTTGTTGCTTCAACAATCGCACGTGCGAAACGTTCAGGGTTGTCGGACTTGAAGATTCCTGAACCAACGAATACGCCGTCTGCACCTAGGTGCATCATCAATGCTGCATCGGATGGTGTTGCAACGCCGCCTGCAGCGAAGTTAACAACCGGCAATTTGCCTGTCTCATGAACGTCAAGCAACAAATCATAGGATACGCCTAAGTTTTTCGCTTCAGCATACAGCTCGTCCTTGGACAAGTTCTGAACCTTGCGGATTTGGCTGTTAATTAGACGCAAGTGACGTACCGCTTCAACGATGTTGCCTGTTCCTGGTTCACCCTTCGTACGAAGCATCGATGCACCTTCACCTACACGTCGAAGTGCTTCGCCAAGGTCTTTGGCGCCACATACAAATGGGATTGTGAATTCTTTCTTATTAATATGGAAAACTTCATCCGCAGGTGTTAACACTTCGGACTCATCAATATAGTCAGCACCCAGTGCTTCTAATACCTTTGCTTCAACATAATGTCCAATACGAGCTTTGGCCATAACTGGGATGGATACCGTCTTAACAACTTCTTCAAAGATCGTTGGATCCGCCATACGAGCGACTCCGCCTGCTGCACGAATATCCGAAGGAACGCGCTCAAGTGCCATAACTGCTACTGCACCTGCTGCTTCAGCGATTCTTGCTTGCTCAGCATTCATGACGTCCATGATGACGCCGCCTTTTTGCATTTCTGCCATACCTCTTTTTACACGAGATGTTCCTGTTTCCATTATGCTCTGCCCCCCGAAATATATTAAATCAATGGATTTATAGATCGATACAGCTCTTTGAAGAATGCATGAATCTAACAAAATATTTTACAGTATGCACTTGAAATAGACAACCATCTAGCTCGGAATTCAAGCAATTTAGAACAGATTTTTAATTCCAGAGAACAAATCCTTGAAGAAGTCGCCAATCGCACGGAAGAATAAGCGCAGCCATCCGCCCTTTTCTACATCCTCCGATGCAACCAGATTTACTGTCTTCTTCTGGTCGCCATTGTCGGATTTGAACGTATACGTGATCTCTCCGACTTTTTGGCCCTTCTTAATTGGAGCTACCAACGTCTCGTCCATTTTGGTTGTAAAGGTGACCTTGTCAGTATTCGCGCCTTTTGGTACAACGAAGCTCACAGCAGACTCGGTTACCGCCGATACCTCTGTGGATTTACCCTTCTTCAGCTTCGCCTTGTCTGCACCTGGAACAACCGATTTAGGGGCTACCGCTTGCTTCACTTCGAAGTTGTTGAATCCATAATCAAGGACTTTTTTCGTCTCGATGAACCGCTTCGCTTCTGTCTTGGCACCCATGACGACACTGATCAGACGCATACCGTTACGTGTTGCTGTTCCCGCGAAGCAGAATCCTGCTTGCGAAGTATGCCCTGTTTTGAGTCCATCCAACCCAGGATAAGCATAACGTTTGAATGAAGGAATGGATGCATTGGATTCCAGCATCCAGTTATAGTTAATAATCGGCGTTTTATCACGCTCACGGAATTTGTAAGATTGAATTGTCGTAAATCTGGAGAAATCCGGATGATCTTCAACAATCCGCAAAGCTAGCTTTGCAATGTCACGTGCCGATACAACTGTCTCCCGGTCTTCGGTTGGACGGTATTTCTCAGGCATATCCGCACGGCTTAGCCCCGTTGCGTTAATGAAGTATGCCGTTTTCATGCCCATTTTTTGTGCCGTTTCATTCATTAATTTCACGAACTCTTGTTCCGACCCGGCAACGCGTTCTGCAAGTGCTACCGTTGCATCATTGGCCGAACCGACCGCCATCGCAATGAAGAGCTGCTCTACGGTATGCTGATCCCCTTGAGCGAGGAAGATTCGTGATCCTTTGGTTAGGGATGCATTTTCGCTTGTCGTTACGATTTCATCCCATTTCAGCTTCCCTTGCTTTACTTGTTCTTGAACAATGTATTCGGTCATCATCTTCGTCATACTCGCCGGTGGCAAAGCCTCGTCTGAGTTAATATCAACAAGCAATTGGCCCGTCGCGGCATCCATCAAAATCGCTGATTTCACTTCGAGGTTCAACGATTCAGCGGTAGGCATTTTAATATTGGCAGATGTAATATCCTTCGTGAGCGACTGTGTTGTCGTTGTAGTCGTCTTCGTCTCACCTTCTGCGAAAATCGCGCCTGCAGGAGCCAGCGCACCGCATAGTAGTTGGAATCCTAAGAATATGGCAATCGTCTTCTTCAACATTTGACGTTTTTTATGTTCACGTAATTTATCATTATTCATCTTTTTCAAAACAGATAATTCCCCTCTCGTACATAACACAAATAATATTGATTAAAAAACCTATAAATCATTGTAACACACGCTTGTACACAAAAAAAAGACAGGCAAGGATTAGAACCCTGCCTGCGCGATATAGACCTATAAAATTCCCTTTAAACCGAGTAGTTCGGTGCTTCTTTGGTAATTTGTACATCATGCGGATGGCTCTCGCGAAGACCCGCACCTGTAATCCGAACGAATTGTGTATCGTTCTTCAATTCATCAATGGTTGCTGTGCCGCAGTAGCCCATACCCGCACGCAAACCGCCGATCAATTGGTGAATGGTGTCTGCTAACGGCCCTTTGTAAGCAACACGTCCTTCGATACCTTCTGGGACGAGTTTCTTCTCGTTCTCTTGGAAGTAACGATCTTTACTTCCTTCTTTCATAGCGCCAAGGGATCCCATGCCACGATATACTTTGTAGCTGCGGCCTTGGTAGATTTCTGTCTCGCCTGGGCTTTCTTCTGTACCAGCGAATAGGCTTCCTAGCATCACCGCTGTTGCCCCTGCTCCTATCGCTTTAACGATCTCGCCGGAATATTTAATACCGCCGTCTGCGATAATTGGAATACCATGTTCACGAGCAACCGTTGCACAATCATAAACAGCCGTTACTTGCGGAACACCGATCCCTGCGATAACACGTGTTGTACAGATCGATCCTGGACCGATACCGACTTTGACCACGGATGCGCCAGCTTCGATTAATTCACGTGTACCTTCGCCTGTAGCGACGTTCCCCGCGATAATCGTAAGATCTGGATACAGCTCACGGATCTTGCGAACCGCGTCGATAATGTTAATATGATGTCCGTGCGCCGAATCAACCGTAATCACATCAACGCCGGCTTCCACAAGCGCTGCAGTCCGTTCGAATGTATCTTTGGAGATACCAACCGCTGCACCTACGAGTAAGCGACCTTGTGCATCTTTTGCAGCGCGTGGGAATTGAATGGCTTTCTCAATATCTTTAATCGTAATAAGGCCTTTAAGGGTATTCGTCTCATCCACAATTGGAAGCTTCTCAATTTTGTGCTTCTGAAGGATGCCTTCAGCTTCCTGAAGTGTTGTACCAACTGGTGCAGTTACCAGGTTCTCGCGTGTCATCACTTCGTTAATTTTGATCGCAAAATCATGTACGAAACGCAAATCGCGGTTCGTTAAGATCCCGACCAACTTCTTATCCTCGTCGACGATCGGTACACCAGAGATGCGATATTTCGCCATCAATGCTTCTGCATCATAAACGTGGTGGTCAGGTGTAAGGGAGAAAGGATTCGTAATAACGCCGCTCTCAGAACGTTTCACACGATCGACTTCTTCCGCTTGTTGTGCAATCGTCATATTTTTATGAATAATCCCAATACCGCCTTCACGTGCCATTGCAATCGCGAGTGCAGCTTCCGTTACTGTATCCATACCTGCACTGATAAGAGGAATGTTCAATTTCACCG
Proteins encoded:
- the guaB gene encoding IMP dehydrogenase → MWETKFAKEGLTFDDVLLVPRKSEVLPREVDTSVSLSKSVKLNIPLISAGMDTVTEAALAIAMAREGGIGIIHKNMTIAQQAEEVDRVKRSESGVITNPFSLTPDHHVYDAEALMAKYRISGVPIVDEDKKLVGILTNRDLRFVHDFAIKINEVMTRENLVTAPVGTTLQEAEGILQKHKIEKLPIVDETNTLKGLITIKDIEKAIQFPRAAKDAQGRLLVGAAVGISKDTFERTAALVEAGVDVITVDSAHGHHINIIDAVRKIRELYPDLTIIAGNVATGEGTRELIEAGASVVKVGIGPGSICTTRVIAGIGVPQVTAVYDCATVAREHGIPIIADGGIKYSGEIVKAIGAGATAVMLGSLFAGTEESPGETEIYQGRSYKVYRGMGSLGAMKEGSKDRYFQENEKKLVPEGIEGRVAYKGPLADTIHQLIGGLRAGMGYCGTATIDELKNDTQFVRITGAGLRESHPHDVQITKEAPNYSV